The following are from one region of the Staphylococcus schleiferi genome:
- a CDS encoding MarR family winged helix-turn-helix transcriptional regulator: MTQNNDYALLLFYYAYQTFTKTADDIITEYGMSRQHHRFLFFINKLPGITTKKLLENLEISKQGSHATLKLLKEKGLIFERPDLTDRRLKCLFPTEEGKALIEELNQAQNDLFNRIKAEQGDDWYAIMEGFASYRQGYKDIQHLK, translated from the coding sequence ATGACACAAAATAATGATTACGCTTTACTTCTGTTTTATTATGCTTATCAAACATTTACAAAAACGGCTGATGATATCATTACTGAATATGGTATGAGTCGACAGCATCATCGATTCCTATTTTTTATCAATAAGCTTCCAGGTATTACAACGAAAAAATTATTAGAAAATCTTGAAATTTCTAAACAAGGCTCACATGCCACTTTGAAATTATTGAAAGAAAAAGGTCTCATCTTTGAGCGCCCTGATTTGACTGATCGCCGTTTAAAATGTTTGTTTCCAACTGAAGAAGGGAAAGCGCTCATAGAAGAACTCAACCAAGCACAAAATGACCTATTTAATCGAATCAAAGCCGAGCAAGGTGATGATTGGTATGCGATTATGGAGGGTTTTGCGTCTTATAGACAAGGCTACAAAGATATACAGCATTTGAAATAA